The genomic interval ACACTTAATGTCAATGTTTAAACATGTGCATGTTGCAGCTTGTTACATAATGACAAGCTTTACACTTAATGTCAATGTTTAAACATGTGCATGTTGCAGCTTGTTACATAATGACAAGCATTACACTTAATGTCAAAGTTTAAACATGCGCATGTTGCAGCTTGTTACATAATGACAAGCTTTACACTTAATGTCAATGTTTAAACATGTGCATGTTGCAGCTTGTTACATAATGACAAGCTTTACACTTAATGTCAAAGTTTAAACATGCGCATGTTGCAGCTTGTTACATAATGACAAGCTTTACACTTAATGTCAACGTTTAAACATGTGCATGTTGCAGCTTGTTACATAATGACAAGCATTACACTTAATGTCAAAAGTTTAAACATGTGCATGTTGCAGCTTGTTACATAAGGACAAGCATTATTGACCATGGGCTTTATATATTACAGACACACATCTTTCTAGTTATCGCTCATCAAACGGGCTTTCATATagtttttccatgactgtcagaccaaacataaatgtaataaaagaaATCATAAAGTTTTTTCCATTACTGactaaacataaatgtaataaaagaaatctttatttttgtttactttcattggataattttattaaacttgtccatAAAATTTGTCAGTAGGTGGATTTCATAAATGCTATGTTTAAGAATTTGCAAGTAAAGAATACTACTCGTGTCGGTAATTATTTCAGTTGCTATAAAATTGTTAGGAATAATTTAATCAGCTTCAATATAGCAATTAATCTTTCATATTCAGGTACCCCCAGGCATTGCACTTCCTGGAATTGTTGCAGTACGAACAGTTCCGAAAGGAGCTGGCCAATCAGCAGTGTGCAAAGTTTATTGATGATCAGCAGTTGTTACACTGGCAGCACTACCAACGCAAACGTATGCAGCTTCTGCGAGCAGAGGCAGAACATGCAAGAGAGATGGGCGAAACCAAGCCTGCATGAAAGGGGCATGAATGCTGCAAATATAATTATCAAACCCAATTTACATAATATTTGAGTAGGCTGAATTTTTCTACTCTACGGTGTGGATGTAAGCAATTGAACAAAGTTAAAATTGAAATGAAGGTGTTGAGCATGGTCTGTGATTTTAAGCCTTTTCCAGTTTTAACCACAAACATTTATCTCATCTGCTGTAATTCCTAAAGGAATATTTcctattcatattcatttataaTCTTAAAAACAGTATGTtatgtaaaaactatattaaaattgataaacaTTTGATATCAGAGTTAATTGATTGGATAAAACTCTTGAATTGTTTTCGTACCGTTGAGACATGTGGAAACTGGCTGTAAAAATGATGAAGGCTTTTTACGTCTGTTTCTGGATGCTTGTGCGTGTGTCTGTCGTCATTACACTGTGCATATGATGAACATTTAATATCTTATTGGTGCAACGTGCAAGATATGATGTGGAGTATTTGATGTATTcatgtgtaaataaaataaagggatagaaaacatattttaatattttggccAGTGATGAAATGAATTCTTAAAGTGCGTATgcatgattttgtcaaatatttgtgaatttatataaaatgtgtaaaaaacttattatacatatattttaatataaattaaaaacatgtctGTTCAGTTAAATTCGCCagaatgcatgtacgatgtgaatcttaatttagttttagtgcagattcgttcatacgacgcaaagacacaattttgttttacggataattttaatttcctgcatctatatctattcatacgacacacgaagaagacgaatgcttcggttattgtagaaaaatatgtacgaaatatctttgtcacaattgGCTCATTTGTCTATGCTGCATTTTATGACATTGTTcttcaatatatcatttttcttgcctattttgtgttattgtaacatgtttttatcaatattttacaatttaacacatataaaaatcgtgcgtACACACTTTAAAGGAAACTTACCTGTCCATTATGGTGACGACAAACCAGTATTGACTGGTGTGATTTATTTATTGTTAGGATTTgtaattacttttgtttttaaagaCTGACATGAGACTTGATGAAACATAACACATTTCTATATattgatgtaattttttttttattcaaataaatatacaaaaaatatgcaAATCACTGTAATTCTTTTAAATagcataaaaacaagcaaattcgttgaattgatatcccccgcctaaatacttctggacacaaatatttctggacggatggacaacgccaacatcatcctcttatccatttatatactcataccaagtttcaataaaatccggcAAAGCATTTCCAAgctatggctccggacacacacacaaaaacattttttaaagatacaaagggtcataactccgttattatccaatggtgtacaatgccatttggcatgcatcatcctcttattcatatatatactcatacccagtttcaatgaaatcccccaaagcactttcaagatatggctccggacataaaaaagcatttgttcaagatacaaagggcaataactccgttattaacaataactccgttattaacagatggtgtacaatgccatttggcatgcatcatcctcttatccatatttatactcataccaagtttcaatgaaatccgccaaagcacttccaagatatggctccagacacaaaagtgccggacggaaggacgtacaaggccaaaacaatatctctcctcctatggcgggggataataatgtcTAATAGGGCAGGTAAAAGTACATGTAATAGTTTGCTTACTGGTAACACAACATTTTCATAGAAGCTAATTTGAGTACGAGGACAGCATccagttttaatatttattaaaaatatttgattCTTTAAAATTACTAATTTAACTTTATGTAGAACACATATTTAATAAGAATAACACATTAAGACATAATATGAAATCTATAACATAccacaaaaaaaacatgcaagaaaatttaactatatatcaataataacatagttaacagttctttaaaatgatacaaCATTTACATTAATCAACAACCATGGTTTTAAAGTAAACCATTTTACATTTATGTGGCTTATCTTGAACACGACTAGCTAAAATCCAAAAACATTTTGTAATGCTATTTCTTATTCAATGCATGCCAGAAAAATACTTGTAACTCTTTTAGTTGTTGCACTAGAAAACACTACGTAAGCATAATTCAACATTAAAATACCCCATTAATTTTGTACATGTAGTGAGAACATATTCTTATCAAATAGACTTATAGCAAAAACCTGATAACTAAAACATTAGAGCATGACACTGCATTTGtgaacattgttttatttaaatacttgaTTAAATAAGAAGTTGATAACTACAGTTTTATCAACAATTGCTCACAATGCTTGCATGTTGACTGTTGACGTTAACTTTGCAAGTTGAAAAACAGATATCTGTATTTTTTTCCAGTTAACAACAAATCAAATTAGACAAATACttttaatcaatacatgtaaCACTATAATTGTCCATTGCAAAAGTTTAATTAACTGATTAAATGTTAACATCAGTTCAAGTAGATAATCTTAAAAGCCATACATTATGTTCttgatcagagctccagataaggatttattctaaagggtatttcaccccctgatattattgtcaatgcgtattttactcctttgtttcagccataaagggttaggaatatttaggggtattttccatttccatagaaaacggaaaaagtaaaaggcgtgtttaatctagagatagtattattatttgttattaatattattaaatttaaacagaacatatttaaaatgacgatatgaacagactttctttaaaaatattcccgcaagttgcttaaaacgtccctttttgatccacaaacatgatgggccgccatttgtattacaagcttattttgattgacttactcttgattcaaaggttaactgacactaaaaacttaactggattattggttaaaccggttacgcactttaatcgatttaaaatacgtaccaagatttgtaaagcgttttgttacgtattggtccgatttttaatgcgtttttttattttttcaatgcgtaaatacgcagatacgccttttatctggagctctgttctTGATCATCAAAATAGCATCTAACAAATAAACACACCAAAAGAAATGTTCCTGATTCGGTCACATGATTGATCTCGGTGTAGAGGCAGTCCATACCCATGTCTCCAGCATGGATCAGTAGTATGTATGTATAATCTACTGATTTAAATTCACAAAagtgtaaaaacataaacatctaccaaatgttaaatttttatgaACATTCAAAGGAGAAAATTAAGCATGAATACGCCTCAGTTTTTGTATTTCAGCTAGTCAGGATGTTAAAGGGAACTTTATGAATTTGGTCCACACTCTAATAGTCTTAACCCCTTATATTTGTATCACAACTTGGCCTGTCTGAGACGCCCAACTACTGGCTTGTCTACGAAATCCCTCCACCAGTGGGGCCTCTCTAGGGCCCTCTCCCCCTGCAGCATGGCACCATACAGGTTCTTATAAATCTGGAAATACATCATGCAAGCATGAGGTCAAGCCAGAAATAGGTCTTTCTGTGGCCTAGATGAGATGCGTCAGGCAAACATGGATTTTGTGCCGAATGAGACCAGCACAGCTCCAGACCAGCCATTCACACTGTTTGGTCAGGAGCCACCCTGTCAGCAATAAAGTCATAGGAATAAGGAATAAGACTGCCCAATTATGCAAGCAAGCCTTAAGCTATGCTGGTTGATTAAGTTTAcggcattaaacccatttttgcatgacttgTACAGATTGTACAGTCAAATCTGCTTCCAGTCATGCTCACATTTGAGAGATGAGTCACAGTTGGTGAAGTTTTGTCTTCTTTGTATATCATAGCTTTGATTTTAATACCGTTAAATAGAATAGTGGTAGTTTGAATCAATAATTTTATGAATATGTACATCACTGATAAGCATCCTGGAAGCCCTGAATGGCAATTGTTGAACAAGCTGCTTTAGATCACACAATCAGTTCAAACTAACCTGTCCATCTGACATGCCTATGGGTGAGTTCAGGATAAAGTCAGGTGGTGCAATGGCGTCCACAAGGGCCACAGCGTCGTCCTTGAGCTCTCCACACAGCGCCAGGAGGGCCTCCTGAATCAGGCCAGGGGCCAAGGGGCCACTGATATAGCCTCCTGGAAAACATTTGGCTTCTAATGACTAAATGTGCATAGAATTGTGTGTATTGGTTTCAAGAAATGAGTTGAAACACTGCATTTAACATTCACAGTTTATTAAAGGCTGGTAAAAACTGTCTTACATttgtactttatttattttccatgACTCAATCTTCAAAAATCAAAATCAGACAATTTTGTCAGTATTCAATTTACTGTTCCATGACAAACATTTGCAAAGTTTTAGAGTTGCACATCCATATCCCACAAAACAACCaatatatcgtcgctgtcgttctaaaacctcgtagctccaaatttgtcaaaaatgttttttcgtcttttccgaatatatgaagtctggcgcgtgttttgtgctatatctcgtagctctacgccaatcagagcccttgaaaaatgcacgtgacgaaatgttgtagcttgattgttggctttctttccggcgaaaagtcgtagcgacgtcatttcacctataggtacgtcatttcgtttggacaattttgacaaaaacgtttttatatttgcagctacgaggtttcctatcaggacgaattgtcgtacctcataccaCGGACGCTCCGTGCTTATACAAATGACacaactgtggtgacaaaatatcgtagctaccatttctgaaCATAAGTATGACTTATCactatgacttacgcgtctacggcttataccgtattttgcagcttcatttgtttggtatttttacagaatttcaatttctaaaacatcgctataaaaaaatgagacggttttttctctctcctgaaaacttggcattttgtagctacgaggttttaacgacagcgacgatatacaAAATATTGCTATTTACATCACTTGGGTAATTATAATTTACTTAGAATAATATACAGCATGCAATAACTGACttcttgtatacatgtatttttttatgaaacagtgCATTACATCCAGTATTTCCTACCCTGATATAAAATGCTGAGGTGTTTTTCTAGCCTCCACAGTCCAAACAGTGAACACAGTCTAGTGAGGACATTTTTGATAGGCTGAGAAGGTTCCGACCCGTCCTTGCCCTCTTGCACCATCCGCCAGAACCGCTCTATCACAGTGTGCTGGAATAAACAGATTGGATTTTATACAGAGTTAGATGAATGTATGTTATGCAATTGTGGACACAATAAATAGTCAATTGATAAAACCTATTATGGTACCTTCCTTACAGGACATGTTTGTCATATGGAACATATATGGTAAAATGATTCACTTGTTTGTTGAGTTGGTGAATGAAGGGAGTATAAAAGGCACACAAGATGCAAACATTTTAGATCACATAATGTATTGTACGCACCTCAATGTAGGCTATGGCAAGAGATCTTGCATAGTACACTTGGCTGTTGTTCCTAGCAGTGAAACTGTCAGCACCTGAGCCCATCTGGGAGTGCAGCCTTTCGGCACTGTCCACCAGCAGACGACACACCAGCCACTTATAGGCTGCCAAAACCACTGAAATACATACTGGAATCAATATTGATGGATAAGGGCAAAACTGTCATATTggcataactttttttttaaacagatataGCTTCAGGCTTTTTACTTGAGTtccttaacttttttttaaagtttagatTAACACATTGAATGCATAGTTTTTTAAGTTCTGTtgtgaataattttaaacaaCTGCTTTCAAATGATTTTTAACTATACCAAGAGTGTGGTCGTGAATATCATGTTCAATTTAATGGGAAATCAACATTAAACTCTGTTATTTACTTAACAGGTACAAGTAAGTGACAACGTTCCTGCTCAACATGGTAAAcatttcatttgaatttttaGCAACAGCTTTGATTGGTTGAAAGATTGTGGTATAGGATGCAAATAAAGCGATGAAAAGAGTCAAACAGTCTAAATTCACCAGAAGGATTGAGGCAATCTCCCACCGTTCGGGCTGAGAATCTCGTTTTCAAGATTGTCTCATAATCGTCAATGAAATCAACACTTTCCAGAGGAGCCTGGATCTTGGATCCTGAAATGGAAATCAAAAGTGTCAGCTAACCAGAAGGGCGTCATAGTCCTCAACAATGGGAAGGACTAAACTGCTTGAATATAACTGGCTATAAAAGCTTGTATGTGACACATTTTAATATTGGTTAATCCCATGTTCATTTACCTAATCTCATTGCTAGCAAGTTGTTCATATTAAGGCTGATTTTAATCTAACATAATTTGCTGAATATGATTGTTTATGAAGAAAAATCACTGCATTACATactattatttcaataatttgggGTAACAGGGTTTTTTGGCTCATCAATGGACAAAAGTCATTTAGCAACAAgtctattgccaagcaatatatgtcccctaccggctccaccattgtcagatttttttatatttgtttgttgttgccataggaaccagaatttttgacgtaggaacaaaatgtaataacgtgcgtaatgtccatattgccatctatccgtgtttcaagtttcatgaaaaaatatcaagaacttttaaaattatcacaGGATCACGAAAAgtttgacagacagacacacagagcgcaaatcataagtcccctcgggtgaaaccggtaggggataaAAAGAACACAACTTAATAATATATATGCTATTTTGATAAAAGTACAAATAACATGATAACCATAACTAATTCAATAAGTTAAATCAACCATGTTTTTGCTTGGCCTCCAGAAGAGACAGGAGGTAGTTGCTGGTCTGTTGCAGCAGCACATTGTTGTCTCCCTCATACGTACAGTTGGGATCATTGTCATCCCTAAGTTCACCAAACCTGTTCACTGCAAATGTGGTAACAAGTCAGCACCATAGCTAAGCTTTCAAGAGCAAAAGAAACATAACATTAAAAACTTCCTCGTAATGTATTCTTATGATGTATGAACAGAGCTTTATAGACAGAAGAAGAGTCTCTAAATAAgcaaaataattatatgtttagtTGGATTTTCACAATTGTTCAGTCATATTTAGTAACTGACATATGCCTGACTTGACTCAGAGGTAGGGTTAACTGGCCGTAGAAAGAATTTCACCAAACAAATTATGGTTGGGTAAGGGATccaatca from Dreissena polymorpha isolate Duluth1 chromosome 1, UMN_Dpol_1.0, whole genome shotgun sequence carries:
- the LOC127855705 gene encoding mediator of RNA polymerase II transcription subunit 31-like isoform X2 codes for the protein MAQSRPIQGNSSDKVLAQRGYFKSNNFVNYLKYLQYWKEPMYAKYLKYPQALHFLELLQYEQFRKELANQQCAKFIDDQQLLHWQHYQRKRMQLLRAEAEHAREMGETKPA